In the genome of Vibrio sp. 16, one region contains:
- a CDS encoding glycosyl transferase family protein yields MSTILECIRTVGRGERGRKPLTFEQAYKIMDEYLDGQCGDDQMAMLLMLIRVQNETQQEIAGFVKAFQSRVPSLGADIDWPCYAGKRSSAGQPWHLLAAKILSQHGYKVLLHGYHDRPAGRLHAEDYLEQFDVQIADSPERAKSLLETHGIAYLPLKHFAPQAETMIGWKNRYGLRTPINTVVRALNPGGAKLGLRGSFHPGFQQLHAEVESEIGLTSHAVVSFKGQSGESEYNPKVSQTVWVSTPNGVESHYWTERMLTDIPLPSKCLFGTEESNLNMMANTIVSTMAATLFAEFNDLEQAFEKAYSLWSSYCKNH; encoded by the coding sequence ATGAGCACAATTTTAGAATGTATTCGCACTGTAGGTCGAGGTGAGCGTGGGCGTAAACCGCTAACGTTTGAACAGGCGTACAAAATCATGGATGAGTATCTTGATGGTCAATGTGGTGACGATCAAATGGCGATGCTACTAATGTTGATTCGAGTGCAAAACGAAACTCAGCAAGAGATTGCAGGTTTCGTAAAAGCGTTTCAGTCTCGCGTACCGAGTTTAGGCGCAGATATAGACTGGCCATGCTATGCGGGCAAACGCAGCAGCGCAGGCCAGCCTTGGCATCTGTTAGCCGCGAAAATCCTATCGCAACATGGCTATAAAGTGCTGCTTCACGGCTATCATGATAGACCTGCAGGGCGATTGCATGCGGAAGATTACTTAGAACAGTTCGACGTACAAATCGCTGACTCGCCGGAGCGTGCGAAGAGTCTACTTGAAACTCACGGCATTGCTTACTTGCCGCTTAAGCATTTTGCGCCACAAGCGGAAACCATGATTGGCTGGAAAAATCGCTATGGATTGCGTACTCCGATCAACACGGTTGTTCGTGCGTTAAACCCAGGTGGCGCGAAACTTGGCCTACGCGGTAGCTTTCATCCTGGATTTCAGCAGCTTCATGCCGAAGTGGAGAGTGAAATTGGCTTAACCAGTCACGCAGTTGTTTCTTTTAAAGGTCAGTCTGGCGAGTCGGAGTACAATCCAAAGGTGAGTCAAACGGTTTGGGTAAGTACGCCAAACGGTGTTGAGTCTCACTACTGGACTGAACGAATGCTGACAGACATCCCTCTACCAAGCAAATGTCTGTTTGGTACTGAAGAGTCGAACCTCAACATGATGGCAAATACCATAGTATCTACAATGGCAGCAACGTTGTTTGCCGAATTTAATGATTTAGAGCAGGCCTTCGAAAAAGCCTATAGTTTATGGTCTAGCTACTGTAAAAATCACTGA